In Deinococcus irradiatisoli, the genomic stretch CTTCAGTTCGCCGCTGCGGGTATCGAGCTGAGCGCTGGCCGCTGGGATCAGGAAGCTGGTGAAGGTCAGGAACACGGTTGCCTGGTCCGGGTGCCCGCTGAGCGCGTTCACGCTGCCCAGGCCCGGCAGCTTCACCGTGCGGGCCTGAGCACCTTGCCGGTCCACCAGGGTCAGGCGGCTGGAAGCGTCCTCCAGGGTGTGCAGCACGAAACCGCCTGCCACCATCTGCACTTCGAGCAGGCGCCCCTGGCCCTCCGGCACCACCTCGCGCCGCTCGCCGCTCTCCAGGTCGTGCGCGATCAGGCGGCCCAGCGGGGCCTGGTCGTCGGTCAGGAAGTACAGAAGCGGGCCGTTGTTGCCGACGAAGTGGTAGCTGGCCTGAAAGTCGGCCGCCACTTCCTTGAATTCGCCGCGCCCGGTCAGCGGCCGCACCCAGATCAGGTTTTTCTTGCCGGTGCCTTTCCAGACGTTGACGATCAGGTACGCGCCGTCCTGGCTGACCTCGGCCCCGAAGCCCCACTCCGGCTGGTCAGGGCGCTCCACGATCAGTTCGTCGCTTTGTTGCTCGCTTCCCAGGCGGTGCAGCCACAGCCGCTGGTTGAAGTTGGCCCCGCTGAGCTGCTCACCCTCGGCGGGGTGGTCGTAGCGGGCGTAGAAAAAGCCGCTGCTGTCGGGCAGCCAGGCCGCGCCGCTGAACTTGCTGTCGGGCAGGCGGGTGGGCAGGTCCTGGCCGCTGCCGATGTCGCGGACCCGCCACTCCAGCCAGTCGCTGCCGCCCTGCGAGACGGCGTAGGCCAGCCGCGAGGCGTCGGGGCTGACCGACAGGCCGCCCAGCGCGGCGGTGCCGTCGTCCGAGAGGCTATTGGGATCGAGCAGCACCCGGCCCTCGGCCTCGGGGTGGTCCATCACGTACAGCACGAACTGGTTTTGCAGGCCGCTGTTGCGCAGCTGAAAATACCGGCCACCCTCTTCCCACACCGCTCCGCGCCGGGCGTGGTTCCACAACTCGGTCAGGCGGGCCAGCAGTTGCTGGCGCACCGGCAGGGGGTCCAGCGCGCTGCGGGTCAGCTCGTTCTGGGCAGTCACGAAGGCCCGCGTTTCCTCGCTGTGGGCGTCTTCCAGCCAACGGTAGGGATCGGCGATCACTTCGCCCTGCTCGGTGTCCGGGTGGTAGGCGTCGGTGTGATCGCTGCGGCGGGCGGCGGGAAACGGCTGGCTCAGCAGTAAGGGCATGGCCCCAGCCTAACGCCTGTCGGGAGCGTGGCGTCGCGGCGTCGCCGGCAGGGCAACTCGCAAAGGCGGGTAGACTGGAGCGAGTCCAACCTCACTTCCCGTCCTCACCGCTTCCCGGAGGTTTCCCGTGACCGCTTTTCCATCTGCTCCCGCCGACGGCACCTACTACCGGGCCTGCAACCTCTGCGAGGCCATCTGCGGCCTACAGCTCACCGTCCGGGCCGGGCAGGTGGTGGACGTGCGCGGCGACCCGGACGATCCGCTCAGCCGCGGGCACCTGTGCCCCAAGGGCGCAGTCATTGCCGACATCCACACCGACCCCGACCGCCTCAAACGCCCGCTGCGCCGGGACGGCGACACCTGGACCGAACTCGGCTGGGACGAAGCGCTGAACGAGGTGGCCGCCCGATTGCGCGAAGTGCAGGCCAGGCACGGCCAGCACAGCGTGGCGGTGTACCAGGGCAACCCCAGCGTTCACAACTCCGGCACCCTGCTCTCGGCCGGCGGGTTCGTGCGCGCCCTGGGCAGCCGCAGCCGCTTCTCGGCCACCAGCATGGACCAGCTGCCGCACCACTTCGCCGCCGCCGAGATGTTCGGCCACCCGCTGCTGCTGCCGATCCCCGATATCGACCGCAGCGACTACTTCCTGATGCTGGGCGCCAATCCGTTGGCCTCCAACGGCAGCATCATGACCGCGCCGGGCATGGCTTCTCGCCTCAAGGCCGTGCGGCAACGCGGCGGCAAGGTCGTGCTGATCGATCCGCGCCGCACCGAGAGCGCCGCCTACGCCGACGAGCACCACTTCATCCGCCCCGGCAGCGACGCGCTGCTGCTGCTGGCTTTCCTGAACGTGATCTTTGCCGAACAGCTGGACCGGCCCGGCCGGCTGGCCGAGTTCACCGACGGCCTGGAGGAGCTGCAGACGGCGGCCGTGCCCTTCACGCCGGAGCGGGTCGCGCCGGTCACCGGCCTGGACGCCCCGACGATCCGCCGGCTGGCCCGCGAGTTCGCCGCCGCGCCGCGTGGGGTGGCTTACGGACGCATCGGCCTGAGCCTGCAGGCGTTCGGCGGACTGTGCCAGTGGTTGCTCAACGCGCTGAATCTGGTGACCGGCCACCTCGATGCGCCGGGCGGCGCGATGTGGCCGCGCCCGGCCTTCGATCTGCTGATGCGCGCCAAAAAGGGCGAGACCTACCACGGGCGCTGGCATTCGCGGGTGCGCGGCCTGCCGGAGTTCGACGGCGAGTTGCCGGTGGCGGCGCTCGCCGAGGAGTTCACCACGCCCGGCGAAGGGCAGCTGCGCGCGCTGGTGACCATCGCCGGCAACCCGGTGCTGAGCACCCCCGACGGTGCCAGGCTCGACGAGGCGCTCGCCGACGCGGAACTGGTGGTCAGCGTCGATCCGTATCTCAACGCCACCACCCGCCGCGCCCACTACATCCTGCCGCCGGCGGTGGGCCTGGAAACGCGGCACTACGACGTGGTGTTCCACCATTTCGCGGTGCGCAACACCGCCCGCCTCAGCGACCCGATTTTTCCTATCGGCGAGGACCAGCGCTACGATTACCAGATTTTCGAGGGCCTGCGCCAGCGTCTGTCAGGGGAGGGTGGCAGCACGCCGGACGAGCGCCTGGAACTGGGCCTGAAGCACGGCCCACGCCGCACCAGCCTGACCGAACTGCGCGCTTCTCCGCACGGCACCGATTACGGCCCGCTGGAACCGTGCCTGCCGGAGCGCTTGCTGACCGCAGGCGGCCGCCTGCACGCCGCCCCCGCGCCGATGCTGGCCGATCTACCACGCCTGGAAGCCCTGCTCGGCGCCGAGGTGCCGGGTCTGGTGCTGATCGGGCGGCGCCAGCTTCGCAGCAACAATTCCTGGATGCACAACGTGCCCCGGCTGATGCGCGGCCCCGAGCGCTGCACCCTGATGCTGAGCGAGGTGGACGCGGCCCGGCTGGGGATCTCTGACGGTCAGGCGGTGGAGGTGCGCTCGCGGGTCGGCGCGGTGACGGTGCCGGCAGAACTCACCGACACCCTGATGCCCGGCGTGGTCAGCTTGCCGCACGGTTTCGGCCACGGCAAGGCGGGGGTGCGGCTGCGCACCGCCCAGGCCCGGCCCGGTGTCAGCTACAACGATCTGACCGACCCGGCGGCCCTCGACGAACTCACCGGCAACTCGGCGGCGGGTGGGCTGCCGGTCACGGTGAAGCCGGTAGCTGCGGTGCAGGAGAGCGCGGCCGACTGAGAGGGCATCCAGGTTCACAGCAAAGAAGGCGGCCCCCGCAGGAGCCGCCTTTCTTGTTGCCGGAGTTCAGGCCGTCGCCAGGTCCCGTTCCACCCCGAACATGCCCATGTCCACGTCCAGCGAATCGCCGCCGGCCTTGATGGTGGCCGAGAGCATCTTGGTCTCGGGGAAGAGCTTGTCGAAGTAGAAGCGGGCGGTCTGCAGCTTGGCCTTGTAGAAGCCGTCCTTGTCGTTGCCGGCCTTCACGGCGTCGAGCGCGACTTTGGCCATCTTGAGCCACAGGAAGGCGTAGGTGACGTGCCCCACGTAGCGCAGGTAATCCACAGCGGCGGCGTTGGCCTCGTCGGCGTTTTGCATGGCCTTCTGCCCGATCACCATGGTCAGGGTGGCGACCTGTCCGGCGGCCTTGCCGAGCTGATCGGCGTAGCCCTGAAGCTCCTCGTCGTCCTGCACTTCATTGACCAGCGCCTCGACCTGCCCGGCCAGACGCTGCAGCTTCTTGCCGCCGTCCATCAGCACCTTGCGGCCCAGCAGATCGAGCGCCTGGATGCTGTTGGTGCCTTCGTAGATCATGCCGATGCGGGCGTCGCGCACGAACTGCTCCATGCCCCACTCGCGGATGTAGCCGTGCCCGCCGAAGACCTGCTGGCTTTGCACCGCCACGTTGAAGCCGTTGTCGGTCATGAAGGCCTTGGCCACCGGGGTCAGCAGCGCCACCAGGTCGGCCGCTTCCTTGCGCTTGGCTTCGTCGGGGTGGTGGTGCTCGGTGTCCAGGCTCAGGGCCAGCCACAGCGCCAGCGCCCGGCCCGCTTCGCTGTAGGCGCGCCCGGTCAGCAGCATCCGGCGCACGTCGGGGTAGGAAATGATCGGGTCGGCTTTTTCCTCGGGCTTCACGCGCGGCTCGTGGCGCATCTGCAGGCGGTCCTTGGCGTAGGCCACCGCGTTCTGGTAAGCGACCTCGCCCAGCCCCAGGCCCTGCATACCGGTGCCGAGGCGGGCGGCGTTCATCATGGTGAACATGTTGTTCATGCCCTTGTTGACTTCGCCCACCAGGTAGCCGGTGGCGCCGTCGAAGTTCAGCACGGCGGTGGCGTTGCCGTGAATGCCCATCTTGTGCTCCAGCGAGCCGCACACCACGCCGTTGCGCTCACCCAGGCGGCCGTCGGCGTCCACCAGCACCTTGGGCACCAGGAACAGCGAGATGCCCTTGGTGCCTTCGGGGCTGCCTTCCAGGCGGGCCAGCACCAGGTGGATGATGTTGTCGGTAAAGTCGTGCTCGCCGGCCGAGATGAAGATCTTGGTGCCGGTGATGGCGTAGGTGCCGTCGCCGTTGTCGCTGGCCTTGGTGCGGATGATGCCCAGGTCGGTGCCGGCGTGCGGTTCGGTGAGGCACATGGTGCCGGTCCACTCGCCGCTGACGATCTTGGGCAGGTAGGTGGCCTTGAGTTCGTCGCTGCCGTGGGCGTAGAGGGCGCTGTAGGCGCCGTGCGACAGGCCCGGGTACATGCTCCAGGCCACGTTGGCCGCGATGTTCATCTCGGAAACGGCGATGTTGGCGACGTGCGGCATGCCCTGCCCGCCCCACTGCGGATCGGCGTCGAGTCCGGTCCAGCCGGCCTGACGGAACTTGGTGTAGGCCGCCTTGAAACCCGTCGGGGTGGTCACGTTGCCCTGGGCGTCGCGCACGCAGCCTTCCTGATCGCCCACGGCGTTCAGCGGCGCGAGTTCGTTCTCGGCGAAGCGGGCGGCTTCCTCCAGCACCTGGTTGATCAGGTCGGCGTCGGCGGTTTCGTGCTGCGCGTAGTAAGGCATGGCCTTGAGGGCGTCCTCGGCCTTGAGGACTTCGTGCATCACGAAACGCAGATCGCGGAGCGGGGCTTTGTACTGGGGCATGAAGAATCCTCCTGAAAAAGGCGAGTGGCGGCGCGGATGGCGTGGGACGGCTTGCGAGCTTGTACTCAGTCTAAAACTTTTTGGCTGGGATTGCTAGCGAGCGTTTCTTTAGTCGTGCTGCCCGGCCGAGGGCGCCGGACGCCCGGCAGACCCAGGCCGCCCACCAGCCGCCACAAGCCGGTGGGCCCCCACACCGCCCCCACGCTGAAGCCCACCACCCCGGCCTCGGCGAGATTGAGAGGCAGCGGCGCGAAGATGGCCGCCGCGCAGACCGCCGCCGCTCCGGCCCCCGCGCTGAGCACCAGACCGGCCAGCAGCGCCGCGCGCCCGCGCCGCTTCGGCTGCCGCCGTGAGCGGCCGCGCCAGACAGCTGCCGTCAGTTGACCTGAAATCGCCGCCAGGGCGGCTATCAGCAGGACCTGTGCCGAGAGTTCGGTGTTCATGATTCCTCCTTCCTTGTTTCATATCTCTATTAAGTCGTGGAGCCGCAGAGTGTTCTGCCTCTGTTTCGCCAGAGCACACCCAGAGCACGCCGTATATTCTGTTTTCGGCGTAATTCAGCTTATACTATTCGTATTAAGTTGGCAAGTGAACTTGTCGGGCTCCGGCCGCGGGCTTACGATGGGACGTATGTCCGCCGAGCCGCTCAGCCCTGCCGAAGCGGGCGCGCTGCTGCGGCGGCGGCGCGAAGCGCGGGGGCTGAGCCAGGAACAGGTCGCCGCCGCGCTGGGCCTTCGCAGCGCCAATTACCTGAGCTACCTGGAAACCGGCAAGGTCAACCTGGCGCGCAGCAAATACCTGGGGCCGCTGGCCGAACTGCTCTCGCTGAGCGCTGAGGACGTGCAGGCGGTGGCCCCGGCCTTGCGGCTGAGCCTGAGCCCCGCGCCGGACATGCCGCGTGCCTTGCGGGAAGCGGTGGAGGAGTACGGCGATAAATTCCCCGAACTGCGCGATCCAGGCTGGCAGGAAACGCTCGCCGGAGCGCGCTTCCGGGGCGGCGGTCCCGAGACGCCGGAAGACTGGCTCGATTACTACCGCTTCATCCGCCGCTACACCAAGCCGCGCCGGGACGGCTGAGGATGGACCTCGATTACCTGTTCCATTACTTTACCCAGCACGTCGAGCGGGTTCACGCGGCGCACGGCTACCTGAGCGACGTGCGCCGGCTGGCCTCGGAGCTGGGCATCCGGATGCGGCCCGGCCTGCACAACTCGCTGGTGTGGGGCGACCCTCCGCTGATCACCCTCAGCGCCGAGGACTACGGTTCGCGCCGGCAGTTCAGCGCCATGCACGAGGTGGCCCACCTGCTGCTCAAGGAATGCGGCGCCGAAAGCGAACTCCTCCTTTATTTCGGCGATCTGGAAGAGGCCGCGCCCGCCATCGAAGGCTGGTGCAACCACGCCGCCGGGCTGCTGCTGCTGCCACGGCCGCTCCTGCAAGCCGCCGAGGCCGAGCACGGCCTGAGCGCCGCGACCGTGCTGAGCTTGCAGCGCTCGGGGCAGGTCAGCCTCGGCGCCGCGCTGCGCCGGGTGGTGTACGCCGAGCCGGATCGGCGGCTTGCGGCGTTTGCCAGCACGGCGGGCCGGCGGGTCAGCGACATCGCCAAGCTGAATTTCTCGGTGCCGTTCTGGCGCCACGACCGCCTGCCGGAGAGCATTCCCCGCGCGGCGGCGCAGCAAAAAACCTTCGCGCTGGGCGAAGGCTCGGAGGTGCGTGGTTCGTGCCTGCGCGTGCCGGGACGCGGCGCGCTGGGCCTGCTGGTGGCGCCCTGAAGCTAGCGGGCGGTCGGGGCCGGGTTGACCAGCACCTGGGCGCGGCCCTGAAAGTACGCGCTGGCGCCGGTGTTGCTGTCGCGGTCGCGGCGCGAGAAGCGCCACAGCAGTCTGCCGGCCTGGGTGTTGACCTCCACGCGGGGATCGAGCTGCTCCAGCATGGCCGTCAGGGTGGCGATATCGGCGCGCCAGTCGGCCTGGCTCACCGCCGGGCTGTGGTGGCCGTAATCTTCCATGATCCGGATGAAATAACCGCCATTGCGTTGCTCTGCGGTGTAGCGGCCCTGGAGGATGATCATCTCCCGAGTCTAGCGCCAAAGCGGGGCCGCTGCCGGCGCCAGCTCGCTTTTGCCCTGCCTTTCGCCTGTAAGAAGCCCGTCTGCCCAGGTCGGTTAGGCTGAGCAGCGTGACGAAATCTTCCGCCGCTTCCGTGCGCCCGGCCATCGAAGTCCGGGGCCTGCAAAAGAAATACCGGGACCAGGTGGTGCTCGAAGACGTGTCGCTGGGCGTCAAGCCCGGCGAGGTCTACGCCCTGACCGGCCCCAACGGCGCAGGCAAGACCACCCTGATCCGCTGCATGACCGGCCTGGCCTTTCCCACCGGCGGCGCGGTGAGCATCATGGGCCGCGACGTGCACCAGGACGGCCCGCGCGCCCGCGCCAACCTCGGCGCGGTGGTGGAAGCGCCGGCCAAGTTCTACCCGCAGTTTTCCGGCTCGCAGAACCTGTCCATGCATGCCCAGCTCTCGGCGATGGCGCCGGGCGCCAAGAAGATCAGCCGCGACCGGGTACGCGAGGTGCTGGCCCTGCTCGAACTTACCCGCATGGCCGAGCGCCCGGTGGGCGAGTACTCGCTGGGCCAGCGCCAGCGCCTGGGCGTGGCGGCGGCGATTCTGGCCGAGCCGAAGGTCCTGATTCTCGACGAACCGACCTCCGGCCTCGATCCGCTGGGCATCGGGCTGATTCACCGGATCGTGACCGGCATGGCGACCAGCGGCTGCGCGGTGATTCTCAGCACCCACCACCTGCGCGAGATCGCCACCTACGCCCACACCGTCGGCATCCTGACCGGCGGGCGGATGGTGGACTCGGTGGATCTGCGCGCCCGTCAGGCGGCCTACCGCTTCCGGGTGGACGATCCGCTGGGCGCGGCCCAGACGCTCTCGGCGCTGCCGTTCGTCAAAAAGGCCACCACCCGCACGCCCTACGCCATCGCCCACCTCGGCGGCGAGGCGCGCGTGCCCGATGCCCTCTCGCAGCTCTCGGCGGCGGGCATCCGGGTCTTCGAGGCCAGTCCCGACCATTTCGATCTGTACGAGTACTACCGCGAACGGGTGGAACAACACTGATGCTGACCTTGATTGCTCTTGAATTCCGCAAGCTCTTCGGTGCCCGCAGCGTTCGTCTGGCGGCCCTCATCTGCGTGCTGCTGCCCTGGATCTGGCCGCTGGCCCCGCGCCTGCGGGCGGTGTACAACCTGGTGATCGTCAGCGGCTGGCAGGTGCCGACCCTGTCCTTGATCACCATGACGCAGTTTCTGCTGCCGCTGCTGGTGGCCCTGACCTGCGCCGAGATGATCGGCACCGAGATCTCGCAGGGCACCCTGGCCCCGCTGATCCTGCGCCCGATCGACCGCAGCCGCATCATCATCGCCAAGTTGATCACCGCGCTGCTCTACCCAGCCGCCCTGCTCCTGATCCTGTTCGCGGCCAGTCTGGTGGCGGGGCTGCGCTTCGGCTTCGGCGATTTCAGCGGCGGTACCGGGCTGGGGCCGGGCCTGTTCGTGGGGGTGGGGCAGCTGACCAGCAGCGAGGCGTTCATGCAGGTGCTGCGCTCGTACGCCCTCGACGCCCTGGCCCTGATGCCGATCGCGGCGCTGGCCCTGCTGTTCGCGGTGGTGTACCTGAACACGGCGGCGGCGGCGCTGGCCACGCTGGCCACCATTCAGATCATGAACATGCTGGTGGTCTTCCCCGAAGCGCTGCAAAAAATCCTGATCACCACCTACCTTGACCTCTACAGCCGCCAGGGCGACCTCACCCAGCCGATCATCCTGATGGTCATCTACACCATCGGCTTCTCGGTGCTGGCGGTGTTCGCCTTCGAGAAGCGCGATCTGTAGAGGGATCGCGGGCGCCCGGGCCGGGGAGGCGGCGACGCTTTCCCCGCCCCGCTTCTTTATTCCACCGCGAACGGAAACAGTAGCGTGCAGACGACCAGGGTACCCACGTCGAAGGCCGCCAGGAAACCCAGCCAGCCCGCCACCTCGCTGCTCCAGCCGCCGCTGATGAGCAGGCCGGTGGCCTTGACGCTGGCGAGCACCACCGGCACCAGCAGCGGAAAGGCCAGCGCCGGCAGCAGCGCTTCGCGGGCGCGCAGGTTCACGGTGATGGCCGCGTAGAAGGTGCTGCTGGCCGACAGCCCGGTGACGCCCAGCAGCGCCGTGAGCAGCAGCGCGGGCCAGGGCAGCGCCTGACCGCCGCCGGCCGCCCCGAACAGCAGCAGACCCAGCGGCAGCGCCCCGATGGTCAGCAGCAGCAGTTGCAGCCAGCTGCCCAGCCACTTGCCCAGGTACAGCGCGCCGTGCGGCCCCGGGTAGAGGGTCAGCTGCTCGAGCGCTCCGGCTTCCTGCTCCTGGGCAAAGGCCCGGCCCGAGGCGATGGCCGAGGAAAGCGCCAGCGCCGCCCACACCGCGCCGGCGGCGGCGGGCTTGAGGCGGGCGTCGTCGGGGCCGAGGGCCAGGCCCAGCACCAGCAGCACCAGCGCGGCGTAAAAGGCGGTGGCGAGCAGGGTGTCGCGGGTGCGCCCCGCCAGCCGGGCGTCTTTGCGGGCCACCGTCAGGATCTGCTGCCAGCCCTCGTTCACGGCTGCTCCGTGAGGGTGCCGGCCTGGAGGCGCAGCGCCCGCCGGGTGACCCAGGCGGCCAGTTCCGGTTCATGCGCGGCGACGATCAGGGTGCGCCCCTGGGCCGTCACCTCGGCCAGCACGTCCAGCGCCAGGTCGCGCCCGGCCGCGTCGAGGTTGGCGAACGGTTCGTCCACCAGCGTCAGCGGGCGGGCCAGCAGCGACAGGCGGGCCAGGTTCAGGCGCTTGCGCATCCCCGCCGACAGGAAGCGCACCCGGCGCTCGGCGGCGTGCTCCAGTCCCACGCGCCGCAGGGCCGAGGCCGTGTCGCCGCTGAGGCGGTGCATCTTCAAGGCGAAGTCGAGGTTCTCGGCGGCGGTCAGGTCGGGGTAGGTGCCGCCCTCCACTGGCATCAGGTGAACGAAGTCGCGCACCGCGCGCCCGTCGCGCAGATCAAAACCGTAGACCCGCCCCTCGCCGCGCGTCAGGCGCAGGCTGGAGGCCAGCAGGCGCAGCAGGGTGGTCTTGCCGGCGCCGTTCTCGCCGAGCAGCGCCACCCCCTCGCCCGCCGGGATGTCCAGCGTCACGCCGCGCAGGATCACCTCGCGGCCCAGCCGCAGCCAAGCGCCCCGGAGCTGCGCGGCGTATTCGGTCGCCACGTTCAGAGGCGCAGCCAGGACGGCATCACCGAGAAGGCCCAGCTCGCCAGCAGGGTGAAGCGTCCGGTGAGCATCAGCAGGCCCAGCGCCAGCAGAATGACGCCGCCCACCTTCTCGAAGACGCCGGCGTACTTGTTGAGCCGCCGCAGATTGAGCCGCTCCCACAGCAGCGCCGAGATCAGAAACGGCACCGCCAGCCCCAGGGTGTAGACCAGCAGCAATCCCACCCCCTGGCTGAGGCTCTGGGTGCTGGCCGCCAGCCCCAGTATGCTGCCCAGCACCGGCCCCAGGCAGGGGCTCCAGCCGAAGGCGAAGGCCGCGCCCAGCACCACAGGCCCGTACTGGTCGGCCGCCGAGAGTTCACGGGTGTCGCGCATCATGAACGGCACCTTCAGCACGCCCAGCATCACCAGCCCGAAGAAGATGATCAGCGCCCCGGCCACCCGCGAGAGGGTGAAGCGGTAAGCGTCGAGCAGCGCTCCCAGACCGCTGGCGGTCGCGCCCAGCGCCACGAACACCAGCCCGAAGCCCAGGATGAACCCCAGCGCCCGGGGCAGCGGCGCCTTGCCGCCGATGGCGCCCAGGTAGCTTGGCACCAGCGGCAGCACGCACGGCGAGAGAAACGAGATCAGCCCCGCCACGAACGCGATGGTGAGGCTGGGAGCGCTGGAAACCATACTGGAGTTTAGCGCGGGTCGGTGGGGCGGGCGTCCCGCCTTCAGAGCTTGCCGCTGAAGGTGCCTTCCCAGGCATTGAGCACCCGCTCGCCGCGCACCAGCAGCACGGTGGGGTAGGCGCTGACCTTCAGGGCGCGGGCGAAGGCGGTGGCGTCTGGGCCGTGCCAGACGCTCAGGCCCCGGGGCGCGGGCGAGGCGACGTCCTCGGCGTTGACC encodes the following:
- a CDS encoding prolyl oligopeptidase family serine peptidase; translation: MPLLLSQPFPAARRSDHTDAYHPDTEQGEVIADPYRWLEDAHSEETRAFVTAQNELTRSALDPLPVRQQLLARLTELWNHARRGAVWEEGGRYFQLRNSGLQNQFVLYVMDHPEAEGRVLLDPNSLSDDGTAALGGLSVSPDASRLAYAVSQGGSDWLEWRVRDIGSGQDLPTRLPDSKFSGAAWLPDSSGFFYARYDHPAEGEQLSGANFNQRLWLHRLGSEQQSDELIVERPDQPEWGFGAEVSQDGAYLIVNVWKGTGKKNLIWVRPLTGRGEFKEVAADFQASYHFVGNNGPLLYFLTDDQAPLGRLIAHDLESGERREVVPEGQGRLLEVQMVAGGFVLHTLEDASSRLTLVDRQGAQARTVKLPGLGSVNALSGHPDQATVFLTFTSFLIPAASAQLDTRSGELKVLWTPDLGVDLSGYEVRQEFAESQDGTRVPLFIVGRRDLALDGSHPTLLYGYGGFDIPLTPSFEISRLAWLEAGGVLAVANLRGGGEYGEAWHQAGTHERKQNVFDDFAACARHLAERGYTSPQHLGIEGGSNGGLLVGATLTQHPELIGAAVAHVGVMDMLRFQHFTIGWAWVSDYGSSDTPEGFATLRAYSPLHNLTQRAYPATLLTTGDHDDRVVPAHSYKFAAELQHVQQGGAPVLLRVQTRAGHGAGKPTRLVIEEKADIYAFLLSALA
- a CDS encoding molybdopterin-dependent oxidoreductase: MTAFPSAPADGTYYRACNLCEAICGLQLTVRAGQVVDVRGDPDDPLSRGHLCPKGAVIADIHTDPDRLKRPLRRDGDTWTELGWDEALNEVAARLREVQARHGQHSVAVYQGNPSVHNSGTLLSAGGFVRALGSRSRFSATSMDQLPHHFAAAEMFGHPLLLPIPDIDRSDYFLMLGANPLASNGSIMTAPGMASRLKAVRQRGGKVVLIDPRRTESAAYADEHHFIRPGSDALLLLAFLNVIFAEQLDRPGRLAEFTDGLEELQTAAVPFTPERVAPVTGLDAPTIRRLAREFAAAPRGVAYGRIGLSLQAFGGLCQWLLNALNLVTGHLDAPGGAMWPRPAFDLLMRAKKGETYHGRWHSRVRGLPEFDGELPVAALAEEFTTPGEGQLRALVTIAGNPVLSTPDGARLDEALADAELVVSVDPYLNATTRRAHYILPPAVGLETRHYDVVFHHFAVRNTARLSDPIFPIGEDQRYDYQIFEGLRQRLSGEGGSTPDERLELGLKHGPRRTSLTELRASPHGTDYGPLEPCLPERLLTAGGRLHAAPAPMLADLPRLEALLGAEVPGLVLIGRRQLRSNNSWMHNVPRLMRGPERCTLMLSEVDAARLGISDGQAVEVRSRVGAVTVPAELTDTLMPGVVSLPHGFGHGKAGVRLRTAQARPGVSYNDLTDPAALDELTGNSAAGGLPVTVKPVAAVQESAAD
- a CDS encoding acyl-CoA dehydrogenase C-terminal domain-containing protein, whose protein sequence is MPQYKAPLRDLRFVMHEVLKAEDALKAMPYYAQHETADADLINQVLEEAARFAENELAPLNAVGDQEGCVRDAQGNVTTPTGFKAAYTKFRQAGWTGLDADPQWGGQGMPHVANIAVSEMNIAANVAWSMYPGLSHGAYSALYAHGSDELKATYLPKIVSGEWTGTMCLTEPHAGTDLGIIRTKASDNGDGTYAITGTKIFISAGEHDFTDNIIHLVLARLEGSPEGTKGISLFLVPKVLVDADGRLGERNGVVCGSLEHKMGIHGNATAVLNFDGATGYLVGEVNKGMNNMFTMMNAARLGTGMQGLGLGEVAYQNAVAYAKDRLQMRHEPRVKPEEKADPIISYPDVRRMLLTGRAYSEAGRALALWLALSLDTEHHHPDEAKRKEAADLVALLTPVAKAFMTDNGFNVAVQSQQVFGGHGYIREWGMEQFVRDARIGMIYEGTNSIQALDLLGRKVLMDGGKKLQRLAGQVEALVNEVQDDEELQGYADQLGKAAGQVATLTMVIGQKAMQNADEANAAAVDYLRYVGHVTYAFLWLKMAKVALDAVKAGNDKDGFYKAKLQTARFYFDKLFPETKMLSATIKAGGDSLDVDMGMFGVERDLATA
- a CDS encoding helix-turn-helix domain-containing protein, with protein sequence MSAEPLSPAEAGALLRRRREARGLSQEQVAAALGLRSANYLSYLETGKVNLARSKYLGPLAELLSLSAEDVQAVAPALRLSLSPAPDMPRALREAVEEYGDKFPELRDPGWQETLAGARFRGGGPETPEDWLDYYRFIRRYTKPRRDG
- a CDS encoding ImmA/IrrE family metallo-endopeptidase produces the protein MDLDYLFHYFTQHVERVHAAHGYLSDVRRLASELGIRMRPGLHNSLVWGDPPLITLSAEDYGSRRQFSAMHEVAHLLLKECGAESELLLYFGDLEEAAPAIEGWCNHAAGLLLLPRPLLQAAEAEHGLSAATVLSLQRSGQVSLGAALRRVVYAEPDRRLAAFASTAGRRVSDIAKLNFSVPFWRHDRLPESIPRAAAQQKTFALGEGSEVRGSCLRVPGRGALGLLVAP
- a CDS encoding ABC transporter ATP-binding protein, whose protein sequence is MTKSSAASVRPAIEVRGLQKKYRDQVVLEDVSLGVKPGEVYALTGPNGAGKTTLIRCMTGLAFPTGGAVSIMGRDVHQDGPRARANLGAVVEAPAKFYPQFSGSQNLSMHAQLSAMAPGAKKISRDRVREVLALLELTRMAERPVGEYSLGQRQRLGVAAAILAEPKVLILDEPTSGLDPLGIGLIHRIVTGMATSGCAVILSTHHLREIATYAHTVGILTGGRMVDSVDLRARQAAYRFRVDDPLGAAQTLSALPFVKKATTRTPYAIAHLGGEARVPDALSQLSAAGIRVFEASPDHFDLYEYYRERVEQH
- a CDS encoding ABC transporter permease, encoding MLTLIALEFRKLFGARSVRLAALICVLLPWIWPLAPRLRAVYNLVIVSGWQVPTLSLITMTQFLLPLLVALTCAEMIGTEISQGTLAPLILRPIDRSRIIIAKLITALLYPAALLLILFAASLVAGLRFGFGDFSGGTGLGPGLFVGVGQLTSSEAFMQVLRSYALDALALMPIAALALLFAVVYLNTAAAALATLATIQIMNMLVVFPEALQKILITTYLDLYSRQGDLTQPIILMVIYTIGFSVLAVFAFEKRDL
- a CDS encoding heme exporter protein CcmB yields the protein MNEGWQQILTVARKDARLAGRTRDTLLATAFYAALVLLVLGLALGPDDARLKPAAAGAVWAALALSSAIASGRAFAQEQEAGALEQLTLYPGPHGALYLGKWLGSWLQLLLLTIGALPLGLLLFGAAGGGQALPWPALLLTALLGVTGLSASSTFYAAITVNLRAREALLPALAFPLLVPVVLASVKATGLLISGGWSSEVAGWLGFLAAFDVGTLVVCTLLFPFAVE
- a CDS encoding ABC transporter ATP-binding protein, producing the protein MNVATEYAAQLRGAWLRLGREVILRGVTLDIPAGEGVALLGENGAGKTTLLRLLASSLRLTRGEGRVYGFDLRDGRAVRDFVHLMPVEGGTYPDLTAAENLDFALKMHRLSGDTASALRRVGLEHAAERRVRFLSAGMRKRLNLARLSLLARPLTLVDEPFANLDAAGRDLALDVLAEVTAQGRTLIVAAHEPELAAWVTRRALRLQAGTLTEQP
- a CDS encoding cytochrome c biogenesis CcdA family protein — encoded protein: MVSSAPSLTIAFVAGLISFLSPCVLPLVPSYLGAIGGKAPLPRALGFILGFGLVFVALGATASGLGALLDAYRFTLSRVAGALIIFFGLVMLGVLKVPFMMRDTRELSAADQYGPVVLGAAFAFGWSPCLGPVLGSILGLAASTQSLSQGVGLLLVYTLGLAVPFLISALLWERLNLRRLNKYAGVFEKVGGVILLALGLLMLTGRFTLLASWAFSVMPSWLRL